The Euzebyales bacterium region GCGGATCGTCTTCCTCACGGGACCGCGTTCCCAGAAGGCACGCAATCTAGACGGCGATCCGCGGCTGTCACTGTCGGTCACCGACTATGAACAGTCCGCCAGGATGGCGCATGTGCGTGGGCGCGTCGTCGACCGGTTGGACGGCGATGAGGCGTGGGCGATCATCGACCGGCTCGCGAACGAGTACACGGGCACCGACTATCCCCGTGGTCTCGACCGCATCGTGTTCGTGGTGGACGCCGAGCACGCCGTCGCCCACGACTACTCCTGATGCGGGCCGGGGGGAGTCGTGCCTGCGGGCAACGCGGCACGCGTCGGCGTCTTCCTCGCAACGTCCCCACCAACCTCTTCCACGCCAACCACAACATCCTCCGGCACCCAGGTGGGACGGCGCAGCCGTGGACACCAGACGGCGCGGGAGCGACAGTCGCCGTGCCGACACGCGTCACCGGTCGATGAGTGCTGGCGGGCGGTGCCGTCTACACGGGTACGAAGCAGCGAGGCACGTGAGGTGAACAGATGAGCAAGGTCATCGCAGGGATCACGACATCGGTCGACGGCTATGTCGTCGGGCCGGACGACGGGCCGGGCAAGGGGCTCGGTGAGGGCGGCGAGAAGCTGCACCACTGGGTGTTCGGCGGGCCCTGGACCTACGACAGTGAGCTGACCGGCGAGATGGGCGGCGAGGACAAGGCCTGGATGGACCAGGCCATGAAGGGACTTGGGGCCGTCGTCGCGGGCCGGTGGACCTACGAGGCGGCCGACCACTGGGGCGACGAGAACCCGTGGGGCCTGCCCTTCTTCATCGTC contains the following coding sequences:
- a CDS encoding pyridoxamine 5'-phosphate oxidase family protein, giving the protein MSALPEAVRELLIRPNLAHVATLMGDGMPHAVPTWVGVEGERIVFLTGPRSQKARNLDGDPRLSLSVTDYEQSARMAHVRGRVVDRLDGDEAWAIIDRLANEYTGTDYPRGLDRIVFVVDAEHAVAHDYS